ATGACATCAATTCGCCTGAATCGGTTATAGGCCTAACTATTATGCAAGAAGAATTTTTAGATCAAAGCATAGCTCTGGCCAAAATGATTCAAGACAATTTTTCCGACAAGTTGAAGCGGAACAATAGAAAAGTCAAACAGGCGGGCTTTATAGTTTTGCATCAAACCTTTATGCCCAGTGTGCTGGTAGAAACGGGTTTTTTGACCAACAAAGATGAAGGGGCCTATTTAGATTCCAAGAAAGGACAATTAGAAATGGCCACGGCTATAGCCAATGCTATTGTAGAATATAAGAAAGGTGTTAGCGTCTCAAGCCCTTCTATTGCTAGTGCTGAACCTATACCGCCAAAGGCTGAGGAACCTCTTCCAACGGAGGAACGTCAAGAAAAACCTCTTGTTGCCGTTGAAAATGAGACTGAAGAAGCTCTCCCAATAGTCAAGAAAGAACCTGTAGATAAAATTGATGATGTCCAAGTAGATAATAACGACGTGGAAAACAACGTAGTAAAGGAGGTCGTGAACAATGAAGCGTCAAAGCCTACCGCTGTAGCTAATGATATTATTTACAAAGTGCAGATAATGGCAAGCGGAAAGGACCTTGCCCTAACCAGGGACAATTTTAATGGATTAGGAATGCTTTCCAAAGAGCCTTTTAATAATCTTTACAGATATATGTACGGCGAGACCAATTCTTATAGCGCTGCGAAAAAAATTCAGTCCAGTGCCGTTTTAAAAGGTTATAAATCGGCTTACATTGTCGCTTATAAAGATGGGGTACGCGTACCTGTACCTAAGGACTTGGAATAAGTTTTTCAATTAGAACTTTTAAGTTGTAATTATTTCTAATTTTGTTTTAACTATAAAATACATTTATTGAAACTATCGAGGGAACTTAAAACGGGAATTATAGTAATCGGTGGAATCCTATTGTTTGTAATGGGATTCAGTTATTTAAAATCCACACCATTATTCGATAACAGTAAAACCTTGTACGCAATTTATCCTAATGTAGGAGGCTTGCAAGCAGGTACCGTGGTTTCCATAAACGGTTATGGGGTAGGTAAGGTAAATGATATTAAGTTCAAGGATACCCAAGGGAATTTGATTGTTACCTTTAGTGTTAGCAGTGATTTTAAATTTTCAAAGAATAGTAGGGTAGAGCTCTATGATACTGGTATCATTGGCGGTAAGGGACTTCAGATAATTCCGGTATTCGATGGTGCCCCTGAGGCGCAATCCGGTGATACACTTTTAACAGATACAAGACCTGGTCTTACGGAACTAGCACAGCAAAAACTGACTCCATTGTTTAGAAAGTTTGAATCCGCCGTTTCGGATGCCGATTCTGTCCTCATAAACGTTAATGATGTACTGGACTCTAAAACAAAGAAGGACTTGCAGACAGCCATTAATGGACTAAGTGAGCTTATGACCAGTCTCAACGGTAGTGCCAAAGTGCTGAACAATATTTTAAACAACAATCAAGGCAAGCTAGACAGTTCTCTAACCAATTTTGAGACATTGACCTATAATTTCGCCAAACTTTCGGACTCTTTGAATAATGCCGGGTTGGGTAGGACACTATCCAGTTTGGAATCTACCGTTGCGAATTTAGATATGATAATGGCCAAGATAGAAAAGGGAGACGGAACTTTAGGTAAGCTCATGAACGACAAGGAGTTGTATACAAATTTGAACAGCGCCTCTAGGGAATTGGATTTGTTGCTTCAGGATTTTAGGCTGAATCCTAAGCGCTACGTCAATGTATCTGTTTTCGGTAAAAAGCAAAAGGACTATATGGTGCCTGAAGAAGATCCAGCAGAAAAAATCGAAGAATAATTTATGCAGTACTTATCCAATATTCTCTTTGCCATTCTTTTAATCGCCGGGATTGGTTTTTTTGCAAAGAATATAGCACGTCTCAGACGCAATATCAATTTAGGTAAATCGACGGATGCCTCCGATAATAAGGGCCAGCGTTGGAAGAACATGGCCAAGATTGCACTTGGACAAACAAAAATGGTTGTTAGGCCTATAGCTGGTATTTTACACATCATAGTTTATGTTGGTTTTGTTATTATCAATATTGAAGTTTTAGAAATTATCTTGGATGGTTTGTTGGGTACACATCGTATCTTTTCTGGACTTGGAATAATCTATGATATACTCATCGCTTCGTTTGAAATATTAGCTTTATTAGTCATAGTAGCGGTAGTAATCTTCTGGGCGAGGAGAAATGTGATTCGATTAAAACGATTCATGAAGCCAGAAATGGAGGGGTGGCCTAAAAAAGATGGAAATCTCATCCTGTACATAGAACTAGTGCTAATGGCCCTGTTTTTGACGATGAATGCTACTGATTTTCAGTTACAATTGAACGGAGCGAATCATTATGCCAGTCAATCTGGTATCATGGGCTCTTTTCCGGTAAGTCAATATTTATTGCCAATTTTTGAAAACACGTCCAACCAAACTTTGATACTTATAGAGCGTACTGCGTGGTGGTTACATATTGCTGGAATATTGTTTTTCCTCAATTATCTTTACTATTCAAAACATTTACATATTCTGTTAGCCTTTCCCAACACCTACTATGGTAGGTTAGTACCAAAGGGACAATTTGAAAATTTAGAGGCAGTAACCAATGAGGTTAAATTGATGATGGACCCATCTGCAGACCCATTTGCAGCTCCTCCTGAAGATGCGCCTGTACCTGACAAATTTGGCGCATCCGACGTAATGGACTTGAGTAGGATTCAACTGTTAAACGCCTATACCTGTACAGAATGTGGGCGCTGTACGAGCGAATGTCCAGCTAATCAGACCGGTAAAAAATTATCACCTAGGAAAATTATGATGGATACCCGTGACCGTTTAGAGGAAGTAGGTAAGATAATGGATAAGAATGATGGGGAATTCAAAGAAGATGGCAAACAGTTATTGGACGATTATATAACTCGTGAAGAATTATGGGCCTGCACCACATGTAATGCCTGTGTAGAGGCTTGTCCAGTAAGCATAGATCCATTGTCCATCATCATGGATATGCGACAGTACCTAGTAATGGAGAATTCTGCAGCACCCACTGATTTGAACAATATGATGGGGAATATCGAAAATAATGGGGCACCTTGGCCATTTAATCAGATGGACCGTTTAAATTGGAGTAACGAATCTTAAAGTATATTATGGCAAGTGAACTAAAAGTACCCACCATGGCAGAGCTCTTTGCCGCTGGCACTACCCCCGAGGTTTTGTTCTGGGTGGGATGTGCAGGTAGTTTTGATGATAGGGCAAAGAAAATAACCAAGGCTTTCGTTAAAATCTTAAATAAGGCCCAAGTATCTTTTGCTGTCTTAGGAACCGAAGAAAGCTGTACTGGGGATCCTGCAAAAAGGGCGGGGAATGAGTTTCTTTTCCAAATGCAAGCGGTAACCAATATTGAAGTAATGAATGCCTACGGGGTCAAAAAAGTAGTTACGGCATGTCCACATTGCTTTAACACCTTAAAAAACGAGTATCCTGGACTAGGAGGCACTTATGAAGTTGTTCATCATACTCAGTTCTTGAAACAATTATTGGAAGAAAAACGAATCACTATGGAAGGTGGCGCTTTCAAAGGTAAACGTATAACTTTTCACGATCCGTGTTATTTGGGCAGGGCCAATGGCGTATATGAAGCCCCTAGAGAACTCATCAGAAAATTGGATGCGGAGTTAGTAGAAATGAAGAATTGTAAGCAGAAAGGCTTATGTTGTGGTGCAGGTGGAGCCCAAATGTTCAAGGAACCGGAGAAAGGGGATAAGGATGTGAATATTGAACGCACGGAACAGGCCTTGGAAACAAAACCGGAAATAATTGCTGCTGGATGCCCATTTTGTAACACCATGATGACGGACGGTGTCAAAAATAAAGAAAAAGAGGATTCCATAGCAGTTATGGACATAGCAGAGGTCATAGCGACCGCAGAAGATTTATAGTGCTAATAAAAAATTATGTTAGTAGATTTTAATACATTACCGGACACCTCTAGAGTATGGATTTATCAAGCCAATAGATCTTTTACGGATACCGAATTACAAGAGATTTCTAGCGAATTGGATAAATTTCTGTCACAGTGGACCGCTCATGGCCAAGGTTTAAAAGCCGGTTACGAAGTTCGGTATAAACGCTTCTTGATTATTGCACTGGACCAAAGTAGCCAACCCGCCACCGGTTGCTCCATAGACGCTTCTGTTCATTTTATTCAAAATTTAGAAAAGAAATACGGAGTTGAATTGCTGGACAAAATGAACGTTTCCTACAAACAAGGTGAATATGTGGCCTACAAAACTTTATTGGAATTTAAAACCATGGCCAAACAAAGGGCGATTTCCAAAAACACCATCGTTTTTAATAACCTTGTGGCCACGAAAGGAGAATACAGAGAGCACTGGGAGGTGCCTGCTTCGGAAAGCTGGCATGCACGTTTTGTCTAAAAGTCTCGTTTGCCAAATACCCTTTTCATTAGGTTTTATCGATGAAATGCAATAATTTTCTTGCTTTAAAGTTATCTCCATACAGTGAAATCTATGCGCCCTTTTTTATTAACCTCACTTTGTTTACTTGGTTTTCTAGGTCTTTTTGGACAGAATCCATTAGTCGCTTCTGATAGTCTTTCGCAAGTCGCATGGGTAGATAGTCAGTACGAGCAAATGACTTTGGAGCAGAAAATTGGCCAATTGTTCATGGTCAATGTCGCTTCCGATCAATCTTCCAAGGCGATAGAT
This sequence is a window from Maribacter aestuarii. Protein-coding genes within it:
- a CDS encoding (Fe-S)-binding protein, encoding MASELKVPTMAELFAAGTTPEVLFWVGCAGSFDDRAKKITKAFVKILNKAQVSFAVLGTEESCTGDPAKRAGNEFLFQMQAVTNIEVMNAYGVKKVVTACPHCFNTLKNEYPGLGGTYEVVHHTQFLKQLLEEKRITMEGGAFKGKRITFHDPCYLGRANGVYEAPRELIRKLDAELVEMKNCKQKGLCCGAGGAQMFKEPEKGDKDVNIERTEQALETKPEIIAAGCPFCNTMMTDGVKNKEKEDSIAVMDIAEVIATAEDL
- a CDS encoding N-acetylmuramoyl-L-alanine amidase family protein, with the translated sequence MRIKRLLVVPFSVLCLALFSYTASESKTVANEPFVVVLDAGHGGHDPGNLGNGYLEKQIALNIVLKVGEILSSNKDIKVIYTRKDDTFIDLYVRGEVANKANADLFVSVHCDSHSSDANGAGTFVLGLHANKQNFEIAKKENSVIYLEDNYETRYADYDINSPESVIGLTIMQEEFLDQSIALAKMIQDNFSDKLKRNNRKVKQAGFIVLHQTFMPSVLVETGFLTNKDEGAYLDSKKGQLEMATAIANAIVEYKKGVSVSSPSIASAEPIPPKAEEPLPTEERQEKPLVAVENETEEALPIVKKEPVDKIDDVQVDNNDVENNVVKEVVNNEASKPTAVANDIIYKVQIMASGKDLALTRDNFNGLGMLSKEPFNNLYRYMYGETNSYSAAKKIQSSAVLKGYKSAYIVAYKDGVRVPVPKDLE
- a CDS encoding (Fe-S)-binding protein produces the protein MQYLSNILFAILLIAGIGFFAKNIARLRRNINLGKSTDASDNKGQRWKNMAKIALGQTKMVVRPIAGILHIIVYVGFVIINIEVLEIILDGLLGTHRIFSGLGIIYDILIASFEILALLVIVAVVIFWARRNVIRLKRFMKPEMEGWPKKDGNLILYIELVLMALFLTMNATDFQLQLNGANHYASQSGIMGSFPVSQYLLPIFENTSNQTLILIERTAWWLHIAGILFFLNYLYYSKHLHILLAFPNTYYGRLVPKGQFENLEAVTNEVKLMMDPSADPFAAPPEDAPVPDKFGASDVMDLSRIQLLNAYTCTECGRCTSECPANQTGKKLSPRKIMMDTRDRLEEVGKIMDKNDGEFKEDGKQLLDDYITREELWACTTCNACVEACPVSIDPLSIIMDMRQYLVMENSAAPTDLNNMMGNIENNGAPWPFNQMDRLNWSNES
- a CDS encoding ABC transporter ATPase, which codes for MLVDFNTLPDTSRVWIYQANRSFTDTELQEISSELDKFLSQWTAHGQGLKAGYEVRYKRFLIIALDQSSQPATGCSIDASVHFIQNLEKKYGVELLDKMNVSYKQGEYVAYKTLLEFKTMAKQRAISKNTIVFNNLVATKGEYREHWEVPASESWHARFV
- a CDS encoding MlaD family protein translates to MKLSRELKTGIIVIGGILLFVMGFSYLKSTPLFDNSKTLYAIYPNVGGLQAGTVVSINGYGVGKVNDIKFKDTQGNLIVTFSVSSDFKFSKNSRVELYDTGIIGGKGLQIIPVFDGAPEAQSGDTLLTDTRPGLTELAQQKLTPLFRKFESAVSDADSVLINVNDVLDSKTKKDLQTAINGLSELMTSLNGSAKVLNNILNNNQGKLDSSLTNFETLTYNFAKLSDSLNNAGLGRTLSSLESTVANLDMIMAKIEKGDGTLGKLMNDKELYTNLNSASRELDLLLQDFRLNPKRYVNVSVFGKKQKDYMVPEEDPAEKIEE